GTCATCCTTGGCAACCAGTAGTTGCCGGTCAGCGTCCAGCACATCTGTAAGCCCGATGACACCGGCGTTGTACGATTCCTGGGATCGATCACGAACCCGTTGCAACTGCGCGATCTCTCGAAGTAGCTCCGTTCTGCGCCTTTCCGATTGGACAAGCAAGCTAAACGCATCTTCCACATCTTCCGCTGCGTGTAGGACAGAGCTTCGGTAACGCACCAATGCTTCTGCATTCACCCCTCGTGCCTGCTTTACTTCAGCGTCAACTCTCCCGAAATCAAACAGCCTCCAACGCAGGCCGGCGACTCCGATTGGCTGAAAACCCTGCTGCTCAAAAAGGTGCGCGGGAGCTAACGCCTGCGAGCCAACAATGCCGGAGAGCGACAACTTCGGGTAGTACTCGGCGAGCGCCTGACCGATGCGTGCATTGGACGCAGCCACTTCTCGCTCCGCGGCGATGATGTCCGGACGCCGGCGGAGCAGATCCATCGGTGCCCCCGCGTTAGGGATATTCGGAATGACCGGGATGTCCGCCTGGATTTTCAGTTCCGCGGCATACGTGCCGGGTTGTGCCCCCATGAGGACGTCAAGACGGTTGAGTTGTGCCTCCAGCACCGTCTCGAGTAGCGGGATGGTAGCCGTCGCACCAGAGAGCAGAGCCTCAGCCTGCGCGAGCTCCCGATCGGAAGCAACGCCCGCTTCTCGCCGCTGCCGAACAAGATCAACGAGGTGTCGGTCAGTGTCGATTTGCTCATGAGAGAAGCTCAACCGAGCCTGGGCACCTCTAATTTGGAGATAGGCGTCCGCCGCTTCCGCAGCCACCGAAATACGCGTGCCGGTGCGAAGGGCCTCGGCTGCCTGGGCCTCGGCGGTCGCAGCCTCGGATCCCCTCCGCAGACTGCCGAAGATATCTGTCTCCCAGCTGGCGGAAACGCCAAGGTCATAGTAATTTTGGTCGCGGTCGTAACCCGGAATGATCGGCGAAAGACGACCGACCTGGCTTTCCGTGGATTGCGAAAGAGAGGTTGTCGAGCCGTACGCGGTGCCAGCGGGGAGACGCCGTGCGCCCGCTTCTTTCGCGACCGCGCGCGCTTGTTGAACCCTTGTCATCGCCGCAGCCAGGTCGAGGTTTTCGCGCAGCGCCCTCTCGACGACTTCGGTCAGCTTTGGATCTTGAAATCCATCCCACCACCGGTCAAGCGCAGGAGCAGGCAGCGCGTCCGTCCGTGCCTCAATCGCAGGGGCGTTATGGAACGGCTGCAACTGTACCGACGGCTTCTGGTAGTTCGGTCCGACTCGGCAGCCACTTATCCCCGCAAGAGAGAGGACTACTCCTAGCCGGAAAACAACATTCCACTTTGCCAGGTTCGACGGATCGATGGCATTGCCGTAGCGTAACTGGATTTCGAGTTGCCGAGAAGGATTGCACCGGGTCATAGTTAGTGAATAATATTTTATTTCGTTACTTGTTGTCAACGAAACTCGGGTAAGTCGTGAATTCAGAATGCAGGTGGCGTGACAAGATATGGCAAAAAGGTCACTAATTCACGGTACTCCCTCCTTCGAGCCATCCTATAGGAATGAATGACGATTTGACAATTTTGTCACACGTATATAAATTCACCGGGAGAGGCATCAGGAGAGCAACCAGTGAGGATTTCACAGAACAGTCTTTTAGCCTTGGCAACTGCCGCTGCCGCGCTCGGCCTCGCCGGATGTCATCGCAAGGTGGAAGCCGATCCGAGAACTGAACCGCAGCTGGTTCGTGCTGCCGAAGTCGGACTTTCATCCGACGCCGCTCGCGTTTTTACTGGCGTGGTCACTGCCAGGGTAGAAAGCAATTTGGGCTTTCGGGTGCCGGGAAAAATTACAAAGCGTCTCGTCGACACCGGCCAGGTTGTCCATGCGGGGCAACTGCTGATGACGATCGACCCGACGGACTACGCCCATGCTGTGACCGCCAGGATGGAAACGGTCGAAGCCGCCAAAGCGCGAGCGGTGCAGGCAATCGCTGATGAGGCTCGCTACCGGGGCCTGGTTAAAACGGGTGCAATCTCGGCATCCACGTATGACCAGATCAAGGCGGCGGCAGATGCAGCGGAAGCCGAGTTGCGAGCCGCTGAAGCACAGCAGAAGGTAGCGATGGACGAGGGCGATTATTCAAAGCTCATCGCAGATTCAGACGGAGTCGTCGTCGAGACGACAGCCGAGCCGGGTCAGGTAGTCTCTGCCGGTCAA
This genomic window from Granulicella sibirica contains:
- a CDS encoding efflux transporter outer membrane subunit; this translates as MTRCNPSRQLEIQLRYGNAIDPSNLAKWNVVFRLGVVLSLAGISGCRVGPNYQKPSVQLQPFHNAPAIEARTDALPAPALDRWWDGFQDPKLTEVVERALRENLDLAAAMTRVQQARAVAKEAGARRLPAGTAYGSTTSLSQSTESQVGRLSPIIPGYDRDQNYYDLGVSASWETDIFGSLRRGSEAATAEAQAAEALRTGTRISVAAEAADAYLQIRGAQARLSFSHEQIDTDRHLVDLVRQRREAGVASDRELAQAEALLSGATATIPLLETVLEAQLNRLDVLMGAQPGTYAAELKIQADIPVIPNIPNAGAPMDLLRRRPDIIAAEREVAASNARIGQALAEYYPKLSLSGIVGSQALAPAHLFEQQGFQPIGVAGLRWRLFDFGRVDAEVKQARGVNAEALVRYRSSVLHAAEDVEDAFSLLVQSERRRTELLREIAQLQRVRDRSQESYNAGVIGLTDVLDADRQLLVAKDDLAVSREDAARAAVGSFRALGGGWQP
- a CDS encoding efflux RND transporter periplasmic adaptor subunit codes for the protein MRISQNSLLALATAAAALGLAGCHRKVEADPRTEPQLVRAAEVGLSSDAARVFTGVVTARVESNLGFRVPGKITKRLVDTGQVVHAGQLLMTIDPTDYAHAVTARMETVEAAKARAVQAIADEARYRGLVKTGAISASTYDQIKAAADAAEAELRAAEAQQKVAMDEGDYSKLIADSDGVVVETTAEPGQVVSAGQTVVKLAHAGPREAAVNLPETIRPKLGSTAFAAVYGQTDRVPARLRQLSDAADPLTRTYEARYVLGGKDANAPIGATVTIHLESESQALSTIPVASIIDLGKGTGVWVVNSSTNTVSFHPVQIRSMTEEEAIVSQGLRPEDKIVALGAHLLHEGDKVRVEEQQAEVSR